Proteins encoded within one genomic window of Rhizobium favelukesii:
- a CDS encoding VanZ family protein: MVLDRLVKIAAWLSLAAILFVTVSPIGIRPHDVMSVRYDRALAFTAMALLFVVAYPRHFWACAILVILGAAAIELLQYFSPTRHARLEDASVKAVGATIGVALGFAANWIRPPRSS; this comes from the coding sequence ATGGTTCTTGACCGACTCGTGAAGATAGCCGCGTGGTTGTCGCTTGCTGCCATCCTGTTCGTGACCGTCTCGCCGATCGGTATACGACCGCACGACGTCATGTCCGTGCGCTATGACCGAGCACTCGCCTTCACAGCAATGGCTCTCCTGTTCGTGGTAGCCTATCCCCGTCACTTTTGGGCTTGCGCGATCCTGGTCATACTCGGAGCGGCCGCGATAGAACTCCTCCAGTATTTCTCACCAACCCGCCATGCGCGGCTTGAGGACGCTTCTGTGAAAGCTGTCGGTGCAACAATCGGCGTGGCTCTGGGGTTTGCAGCAAACTGGATCCGTCCGCCGCGCTCGAGCTAG
- the pbpC gene encoding penicillin-binding protein 1C, giving the protein MRLTRKLAIGSVAGIFLAGAGLFLLEAADQAYPPPLDKAYAVSAEVLDADGQLLRAFATPDGLWRLKTTGTDVDPQFLKMLVAYEDRRFYTHGGIDLQAIARAAVQFVTNGRIVSGASTLSMQVARLIEPRQGRSLSAKLLQMARAIQIERRLTKDEILNLYLTHAPYGGNLEGARAASLAYFGKEPRRLTVAEAALLVALPQLPEKRRPDRNLAAALTARKRVLERVGVAEAVGEGEAARAEVVPVPARRMQLPALAAHVAEAARRKDPKALQYGTTLKKTVQTGLEAVARAAALKLGPKLSIAMVMADAQTGDIVGEVGSADYFDASRSGWIDMTRASRSPGSTLKPFIYGLAFEEGLVSQETIIEDRPADFFGYRPRNFDMSYQGDVTVREALQLSLNVPAVKLLDAVNPAKLLIRFRRAEVRPLLPPNETPGLAIGLGGLGITLKDLVQLYTALANRGRPSLIGDGVNERPGKIDGEGLLDPVAVWNVADILSGVIPPPGAPKRGIAYKTGTSYGYRDAWSVGYDGRYVLGVWVGRPDNGAAPGLTGYGTAAPILFEGFAKSGIATTPLPRPPSGALRIAQAELPISQRRFAINQNGLLTTSSREPAPQIVYPPEGAHVDLGARTGDLSPLMLKLQGGRAPFRWLANGKPLPDVSRRRTNQWIPDGGGYSKLTVIDAMGRAASVGVFVE; this is encoded by the coding sequence ATGAGACTGACAAGGAAGCTCGCGATTGGAAGCGTTGCTGGCATCTTCCTTGCCGGCGCTGGGCTGTTCTTGCTCGAGGCTGCCGACCAGGCCTATCCGCCGCCACTCGACAAGGCCTATGCGGTATCTGCGGAAGTGCTCGATGCGGACGGTCAGTTGCTGCGGGCCTTCGCAACACCGGACGGTCTGTGGCGTCTCAAAACCACTGGCACCGATGTCGATCCACAATTCCTCAAGATGCTTGTCGCCTACGAGGATCGGCGGTTTTACACACATGGCGGCATCGATCTGCAAGCGATCGCACGTGCCGCCGTCCAGTTCGTCACCAATGGCCGCATCGTCTCCGGCGCATCGACGCTGTCGATGCAGGTCGCGCGGCTGATTGAACCACGCCAAGGCCGCTCTTTGTCGGCGAAGCTCTTGCAGATGGCACGCGCGATCCAGATCGAACGGCGGCTAACGAAGGATGAGATCCTAAATCTCTATCTGACGCACGCACCCTATGGCGGTAATCTCGAGGGCGCGCGGGCTGCAAGCCTTGCGTATTTCGGCAAAGAGCCGCGGCGGCTGACGGTGGCCGAGGCCGCCCTCCTCGTCGCGCTGCCGCAGCTGCCGGAAAAGCGCCGCCCGGACCGCAATCTTGCGGCCGCGCTGACGGCTCGCAAACGGGTGCTGGAGCGTGTCGGCGTCGCCGAAGCTGTTGGCGAGGGGGAGGCGGCACGCGCTGAAGTCGTACCGGTGCCGGCACGGCGCATGCAGCTCCCGGCGCTCGCCGCCCATGTGGCCGAGGCGGCCCGCCGCAAGGATCCGAAAGCGCTGCAATACGGGACGACGCTGAAGAAGACGGTGCAGACCGGATTGGAAGCCGTTGCCCGCGCCGCCGCATTGAAACTCGGTCCGAAGCTGTCGATCGCCATGGTCATGGCGGATGCGCAGACGGGCGACATCGTCGGCGAGGTCGGTTCTGCCGATTACTTCGATGCCAGCCGCTCTGGCTGGATCGACATGACGCGCGCCAGCCGCTCGCCGGGCTCGACGCTAAAACCGTTCATTTACGGTCTGGCATTCGAGGAAGGTCTCGTCAGCCAGGAGACGATCATCGAGGATCGCCCCGCCGATTTCTTCGGCTACCGCCCACGAAATTTCGACATGAGCTATCAGGGCGATGTCACGGTGCGCGAGGCCCTGCAGTTGTCCCTGAACGTGCCGGCCGTAAAGCTGCTTGATGCCGTCAATCCGGCGAAGCTGCTGATCCGCTTTCGCCGCGCCGAGGTGCGGCCTCTTTTGCCCCCGAACGAAACACCGGGTCTTGCAATCGGTCTCGGTGGCCTCGGCATCACGCTGAAGGATTTGGTGCAGCTCTACACCGCGCTCGCCAATCGTGGCCGGCCTTCGCTCATCGGCGACGGCGTCAACGAGCGGCCGGGCAAGATCGATGGGGAGGGCCTGCTTGACCCGGTGGCCGTCTGGAATGTCGCCGACATCCTCTCCGGCGTCATTCCACCGCCCGGCGCTCCCAAACGAGGGATCGCTTACAAGACCGGTACGAGCTACGGCTACCGCGATGCGTGGTCGGTTGGTTATGATGGACGCTATGTTCTTGGCGTTTGGGTCGGTCGCCCTGACAACGGGGCTGCGCCGGGATTGACAGGGTACGGGACTGCGGCCCCTATCCTCTTTGAGGGTTTTGCAAAGTCGGGGATCGCAACCACGCCCCTTCCCCGCCCGCCATCGGGAGCATTGCGGATCGCACAGGCCGAACTGCCGATCAGTCAACGTCGCTTCGCCATCAACCAAAATGGCCTGTTAACAACATCGAGCCGTGAACCGGCACCGCAGATCGTCTATCCACCTGAGGGCGCGCATGTCGACCTTGGCGCAAGAACTGGCGACCTATCGCCGTTGATGCTGAAGTTGCAAGGCGGACGGGCGCCTTTCCGCTGGCTTGCCAACGGCAAACCATTGCCCGACGTCTCTCGGCGTCGCACCAATCAGTGGATTCCGGATGGTGGCGGTTACTCGAAGCTCACAGTGATTGACGCCATGGGCCGGGCCGCAAGCGTCGGTGTCTTCGTCGAATGA
- a CDS encoding alpha-2-macroglobulin family protein has product MSVRAFFAIVAVAVSSIIASLPVAADTKRQIQTIQDADYFGFDLRTEQNVTLDQCKTSCIGDKSCKAFTYNPKVKWCFLKSDFKTMNAFPGAIAGKIVETSMQQEPDIGAAPRLTFLSGDVIQQARDDKANLDVADDQQGQSADSLIANARLDLTAGNVIEAMKSFRSALALSRENADLWLETARAGDSFVKTDDNNGSEIYGQAVLAAVNGYELTRTTSSRAEALSVLAAALEKNTNYRAALNAYKASLALVNAKDVQAAFLQLKSTQGFRITEHTVDADSATPRTCATFSESLVKTVDYTPFVTLNGAAPKALETKDKQICVEGLTHGENYKITFRTGLPSSVDEVLEAPVSLDVYVKDRTASVRFTGDSFVLPSTARRGIPIVSVNMASATLKLYRIGDRGIAPLLTSSQFLTQLDGYSAQRIEDESGELVWQGSIDIASDLNKDVVTSFPVDEALPERKPGVYVLTATAPNAPDQDWNAQATQWFVVSDMGVTTYAGTDGLNVFTRSLASAKPIAGVELQLLAKNNEVLGTATTDEKGRATFTAGLMRATAALTPAVITAKQGTADYVFLDMTRAGFDLSDRGVTGRASPGAIDVLTWTERGIYRAGETVHAAALARDTDGKAIENLPLTFIFLRPDGVEDRRIASPTSNIGGYSVDLPVQESAMRGTWTMNIHTDPKGSPIATKTFLVDDFVPDRTDMEIKTEAKVIGPDTPATINISGKYLYGAPAAGLSLEGDVVIKPTRQADAFPGYFFGLADEEASEDTRQTIEGLPELDENGEGITELTVGDLPATTQLLNAMVYIRMQEAGGRAIERSLALPVKNQGPMIGIKPEFSGDLGENSIANFTVIGVGADGEKQAMSGLRWKLYKLNRDYQWYRDGTAWKYEPIFTAEQVGNGSVSAAEDGAKISSAVAWGRYRLEVESTETDGPASSVEFDAGWFVQAASTETPDGLEIALDKDSYKVGETAKLKVSSRYAGELMIAAGTENLVAIQNATVGENGGEVDIPVTADWGAGAYVTATLFRPGDAQESHMPMRAIGVKWLKVDPADRALQVTIDAPEKMLPRAPLPITLAVAGAGVNEDAYVTVAAVDVGILNLTRYEPPNPEDWYFGQRQLGLEIRDLYGRLIDGSLGVTGKLKTGGDGGSVALEGSPPTQKLVAFFSGPVKLDAKGKATVSFDIPQFNGTARVMAVAWSKAGVGHGTKDIVIRDPVVVTASLPRFLAPGDASELRLDIANTDAPAGDYKLTVTGNDAVGVNQASQAIRLESGAKSALTLAVTANQPGDGSVSINLSDAAGLSLDQTVDVPVRPAVLPMTERRVLALNPGAKLTVDEALLADSVLPGAAVSVSVTRSAAFDIPALLMSLDRYPFGCAEQTTSRALPLIYLSELARQAGLDDDADVKKRVQDAIYRVLSYQASAGSFGLWGPDSGDLWLDSYVTDFLTRAREQKYDVPDRAFAQALENLQNALSYDVNVKEQGDQIAYALYVLARNKKAAISDLRYYADTMINDFPTPLAKAHIAAALALYGDAIRSKNIFVDALQMSEQSMVTRVNLSRTDYGSILRDGAAILALSAESRPVPPVVPELAKAVAKEWNRNKYTSTQEQAWMLLAARAIQGGDDSIKIDVNGALHNGAYMAKMTGDALTGNALTLTNQTSDPVSAVVTTVAAPAVPPPAGGDGFAIERTYYTMDGEQTNVTEAKQNERYVVVLHITESNSWPSRIVVTDLLPAGFQIDNPSLVDSAQLTNFEWIGEVTAAHTEFRNDRFVAAFNRSADDNREINVAYVVRAVTPGTYDHPAAVVEDMYRPQLSARTATGKMEVTPAPK; this is encoded by the coding sequence ATGTCTGTACGCGCGTTTTTCGCTATCGTCGCCGTTGCTGTCTCGTCAATCATCGCAAGCCTTCCCGTGGCGGCGGATACGAAGCGCCAGATCCAGACGATCCAGGACGCCGATTATTTCGGCTTCGATCTGCGCACCGAACAGAACGTCACGCTGGATCAGTGCAAAACGTCCTGCATCGGCGACAAATCCTGCAAGGCGTTCACCTACAATCCGAAGGTGAAGTGGTGCTTCCTGAAGTCCGATTTCAAGACGATGAATGCCTTCCCGGGCGCCATTGCCGGCAAGATCGTCGAGACATCCATGCAGCAGGAGCCGGACATCGGCGCAGCCCCTCGCCTCACCTTCCTCTCCGGCGACGTGATCCAGCAGGCGCGCGACGACAAGGCCAATCTTGACGTGGCCGATGATCAGCAGGGCCAGAGCGCTGACAGTCTGATTGCCAATGCCCGCCTCGACCTGACGGCGGGCAATGTCATCGAGGCGATGAAGTCCTTCCGCAGTGCGCTTGCTCTTTCCCGGGAGAATGCGGATCTCTGGCTGGAAACGGCACGTGCCGGGGACAGCTTTGTCAAGACCGACGACAACAATGGCAGCGAGATCTACGGACAGGCTGTTCTTGCCGCTGTGAACGGCTACGAGTTGACCCGGACGACGTCGAGCCGTGCCGAGGCGCTCTCCGTGCTGGCCGCCGCACTCGAAAAGAACACCAATTATCGCGCCGCCCTCAACGCCTACAAGGCAAGCCTGGCGCTCGTGAACGCCAAGGACGTTCAGGCGGCGTTCTTGCAGCTCAAATCGACGCAAGGATTTCGCATTACCGAGCATACCGTCGACGCAGACAGTGCAACTCCGCGCACCTGCGCGACATTTTCGGAGTCCCTGGTCAAAACTGTGGACTATACGCCTTTCGTGACGCTGAACGGTGCCGCCCCCAAGGCACTCGAAACCAAAGACAAGCAGATCTGCGTCGAGGGGCTGACGCATGGCGAAAATTACAAGATCACCTTCCGTACGGGCTTGCCTTCTTCAGTCGATGAAGTCCTGGAGGCTCCGGTCAGCCTCGATGTCTATGTCAAGGATCGCACTGCCAGCGTGCGCTTCACCGGCGACAGCTTCGTGCTGCCGTCGACCGCGCGTCGCGGAATTCCGATCGTTTCGGTCAACATGGCCTCCGCCACTCTCAAGCTCTACCGTATCGGTGATCGTGGCATCGCGCCGCTGTTGACGAGCTCGCAATTCCTGACCCAGCTCGATGGTTACAGCGCACAGCGGATCGAAGACGAAAGCGGTGAACTCGTCTGGCAAGGCTCGATCGATATCGCGAGCGATCTCAACAAGGACGTCGTCACCAGTTTTCCGGTAGATGAGGCACTGCCCGAGCGCAAGCCGGGCGTCTATGTGTTAACGGCAACCGCACCAAACGCCCCGGACCAGGACTGGAATGCGCAGGCGACGCAATGGTTTGTCGTCTCCGATATGGGGGTCACGACCTATGCGGGCACGGATGGTCTCAACGTGTTCACCCGCTCGCTTGCATCGGCAAAACCGATCGCCGGCGTCGAGCTGCAGCTTCTGGCGAAGAACAATGAGGTGCTGGGAACCGCGACGACCGACGAGAAGGGTCGCGCGACCTTTACCGCCGGTCTGATGCGTGCCACGGCAGCACTCACGCCCGCGGTCATCACCGCAAAGCAAGGCACCGCCGACTACGTCTTCCTCGACATGACCCGTGCTGGTTTCGATCTGTCCGATCGCGGCGTAACGGGACGCGCTTCCCCAGGTGCCATCGATGTTTTGACCTGGACCGAGCGCGGCATCTACCGCGCCGGTGAGACGGTGCATGCTGCGGCACTCGCGCGCGATACCGATGGGAAAGCCATCGAGAACCTGCCACTCACCTTCATCTTTCTGCGTCCCGATGGTGTCGAGGACCGCCGGATCGCCAGTCCGACCAGCAATATTGGCGGTTACTCCGTCGACCTGCCTGTTCAGGAAAGCGCCATGCGTGGCACCTGGACGATGAACATTCACACCGATCCGAAGGGCTCACCAATTGCGACGAAGACATTCCTTGTCGATGACTTCGTGCCGGATCGCACCGACATGGAGATCAAGACCGAAGCGAAGGTTATCGGTCCGGACACTCCGGCAACCATCAACATCAGCGGCAAGTATCTGTACGGCGCGCCAGCCGCAGGGCTTTCGCTCGAAGGCGATGTCGTCATCAAGCCGACACGGCAGGCGGACGCATTCCCTGGCTACTTCTTCGGCCTCGCCGATGAGGAAGCCAGTGAAGACACCCGCCAGACCATCGAAGGCCTCCCCGAACTCGATGAGAACGGCGAGGGTATTACGGAGTTGACTGTTGGCGATCTGCCGGCGACGACGCAGTTGCTCAATGCGATGGTCTACATCCGAATGCAGGAAGCAGGCGGTCGCGCGATCGAGCGATCGCTCGCCCTCCCCGTCAAAAACCAAGGCCCGATGATCGGCATCAAGCCGGAATTCTCGGGCGACCTTGGAGAGAATTCGATCGCCAACTTCACCGTCATCGGCGTTGGAGCCGACGGCGAGAAGCAGGCGATGAGCGGCCTGCGCTGGAAGCTCTACAAGCTCAACCGCGACTACCAATGGTATCGCGACGGTACTGCCTGGAAATACGAGCCGATCTTCACAGCGGAGCAGGTTGGCAACGGCAGCGTCAGCGCGGCCGAGGACGGGGCGAAAATTTCCTCGGCGGTCGCTTGGGGGCGCTACCGCCTTGAAGTCGAAAGCACTGAGACCGACGGCCCTGCGTCCAGCGTCGAGTTCGACGCCGGCTGGTTTGTCCAGGCAGCGTCGACGGAGACCCCTGATGGGCTTGAGATCGCCTTGGACAAGGACAGCTACAAGGTCGGCGAAACAGCCAAGCTAAAGGTCTCTTCGCGCTATGCCGGTGAGTTGATGATCGCGGCCGGCACGGAAAACCTCGTTGCCATCCAGAACGCTACGGTTGGTGAAAACGGCGGCGAAGTCGACATCCCGGTTACCGCTGATTGGGGCGCTGGCGCCTATGTGACTGCGACCTTGTTCCGCCCCGGCGATGCACAGGAGAGCCATATGCCAATGCGCGCCATTGGCGTCAAATGGCTGAAGGTCGACCCCGCCGACCGCGCATTGCAGGTCACGATCGACGCGCCGGAAAAGATGCTGCCGCGCGCACCGCTTCCGATTACGCTGGCCGTTGCAGGTGCAGGCGTCAACGAGGATGCTTATGTGACCGTTGCTGCCGTCGATGTCGGCATTCTCAATCTCACCCGATACGAGCCTCCGAACCCCGAAGATTGGTATTTCGGCCAGCGCCAGCTCGGTCTCGAGATCCGTGACCTTTACGGGCGGCTGATTGACGGTTCGCTCGGTGTTACCGGCAAGCTCAAGACAGGCGGTGATGGCGGTAGCGTGGCGCTTGAGGGAAGCCCCCCGACGCAAAAGCTCGTCGCCTTCTTCTCCGGTCCGGTAAAGCTCGATGCCAAGGGCAAGGCAACCGTCAGCTTCGACATCCCACAGTTCAACGGCACAGCCCGCGTGATGGCGGTTGCCTGGTCGAAGGCCGGCGTTGGCCATGGCACGAAGGATATCGTCATCCGCGATCCGGTCGTCGTGACGGCGAGCCTGCCGCGCTTCCTCGCGCCCGGTGATGCGTCCGAGCTTCGCCTCGATATTGCCAACACCGACGCCCCAGCAGGCGATTACAAGCTGACCGTTACCGGCAACGACGCGGTGGGTGTGAACCAGGCTTCGCAGGCCATCCGCCTTGAATCGGGTGCCAAATCGGCCCTGACACTTGCAGTAACGGCAAACCAGCCGGGCGACGGCAGTGTTTCGATCAATCTCTCGGACGCGGCAGGCCTGTCACTGGATCAAACGGTTGACGTGCCTGTCCGACCAGCTGTTTTGCCGATGACCGAACGCCGCGTGCTGGCGCTCAATCCAGGCGCTAAGCTGACAGTCGACGAGGCGCTATTGGCAGACAGTGTGCTGCCGGGTGCCGCCGTCAGCGTCAGCGTCACGCGCTCGGCCGCCTTTGACATTCCGGCCCTGTTGATGTCACTCGATCGCTACCCGTTCGGCTGCGCCGAGCAGACGACGAGCCGTGCCCTGCCGCTCATCTATCTGAGCGAGCTTGCCAGGCAAGCTGGCCTTGATGACGACGCCGATGTGAAGAAACGCGTTCAAGACGCAATCTACCGGGTGCTTTCATACCAGGCCTCGGCCGGAAGCTTCGGCCTTTGGGGACCTGACAGTGGCGATCTCTGGCTTGATTCTTATGTCACCGATTTCCTGACGCGCGCTCGCGAGCAGAAATACGACGTACCGGATCGCGCCTTCGCGCAAGCGCTCGAGAACCTGCAGAACGCCCTGAGCTACGACGTCAATGTCAAGGAGCAGGGCGATCAGATTGCCTATGCGCTTTACGTCCTCGCCCGCAATAAGAAGGCTGCGATCAGCGACCTTCGATATTATGCTGATACGATGATCAACGACTTTCCAACGCCGCTTGCCAAGGCCCATATCGCGGCAGCGTTAGCGCTCTATGGCGATGCAATCCGCTCGAAGAATATCTTCGTCGACGCCTTGCAGATGTCAGAGCAATCGATGGTCACAAGGGTCAATCTTTCGAGGACTGACTACGGCTCGATCCTGCGGGATGGCGCCGCGATCCTTGCCCTTTCAGCCGAAAGCCGTCCTGTCCCGCCGGTGGTTCCGGAACTGGCGAAGGCTGTCGCCAAGGAATGGAACCGCAACAAATATACCAGCACCCAGGAACAGGCATGGATGCTGCTTGCCGCTCGCGCCATTCAGGGCGGCGACGACTCGATCAAGATCGACGTCAACGGCGCGCTGCACAATGGCGCCTATATGGCAAAAATGACTGGAGACGCCTTGACGGGCAATGCGCTTACCCTCACCAACCAGACAAGCGATCCGGTCTCCGCTGTCGTGACGACGGTCGCCGCTCCCGCTGTGCCGCCGCCCGCAGGCGGCGACGGCTTTGCCATCGAGCGTACTTACTACACGATGGATGGCGAGCAGACGAACGTGACCGAGGCAAAGCAGAACGAGCGTTATGTCGTCGTTTTGCACATCACGGAAAGCAACAGCTGGCCGTCGCGCATCGTCGTCACCGATCTGCTGCCGGCCGGCTTCCAGATCGACAATCCAAGCCTTGTAGACAGCGCTCAACTGACGAACTTTGAGTGGATCGGCGAAGTCACGGCCGCCCATACGGAATTCCGCAATGACCGCTTCGTGGCGGCGTTCAACCGCTCGGCGGACGACAACCGTGAAATCAATGTCGCCTATGTCGTGCGCGCCGTCACACCCGGCACTTATGATCATCCGGCCGCCGTCGTTGAGGACATGTATCGGCCACAGCTTTCTGCCCGCACGGCGACCGGCAAGATGGAGGTCACCCCAGCACCGAAATGA
- the msrA gene encoding peptide-methionine (S)-S-oxide reductase MsrA produces MSAFLLRRFDFRFILAVVTLLGSPVFAAERAVVLPPPAIDEPIEANAETAVFAGGCFWGIQGVFQHVKGVKSAVSGYAGGTSNTAIYQTVSTGTTGHAESVKVIFDPSEVSYGTLLQIFFSVAHNPTELNHQGPDTGTQYRSALFVASPQQRRIAENYIAQLGRAAIFPDPIVTEVDNLEGFYPAERYHQDYLALNPTNPYIVINDLPKIENLRSVFPRNFRSRPVLVLKAKG; encoded by the coding sequence ATGTCCGCTTTTCTTCTCCGAAGGTTTGACTTTCGGTTCATTCTGGCTGTCGTGACCTTGTTGGGATCGCCCGTCTTTGCCGCCGAGAGAGCTGTTGTCCTCCCGCCGCCGGCAATCGACGAGCCCATCGAGGCAAACGCCGAAACCGCGGTGTTCGCAGGCGGATGCTTCTGGGGCATTCAAGGTGTCTTCCAGCATGTGAAGGGCGTGAAATCGGCTGTCTCTGGCTACGCCGGGGGAACAAGCAATACGGCGATCTACCAGACGGTCAGCACTGGAACGACAGGTCACGCCGAGTCGGTAAAGGTGATCTTCGATCCCTCCGAGGTCAGCTACGGAACGCTTCTGCAGATTTTCTTTTCGGTCGCCCACAATCCGACAGAGCTAAATCACCAGGGTCCCGATACCGGCACACAGTACCGATCGGCATTGTTTGTGGCGAGCCCGCAGCAGCGTCGGATCGCGGAGAACTACATTGCACAGCTCGGCCGGGCCGCCATCTTTCCGGACCCGATCGTAACCGAGGTCGACAATCTGGAGGGCTTCTATCCAGCCGAGCGCTACCATCAGGATTATCTCGCTCTCAATCCGACAAATCCGTACATCGTCATCAACGACTTGCCGAAAATCGAAAACCTGAGGTCGGTGTTTCCGCGCAACTTTCGCAGCCGACCTGTCCTCGTTCTCAAGGCAAAGGGTTGA
- a CDS encoding response regulator has translation MASDVETKRPTYGVARQSVLIVEDEFLIALDLESTIKDMGLNVAGVARDKEQALTLAPLADIAFVDVNLADGATGPEIGQRLVEEFGVTVVFMTGNPEAVVGRVEGALDILSKPATPSIVQTSLRHALDVRRSG, from the coding sequence ATGGCCAGCGATGTCGAAACCAAGCGGCCGACATACGGTGTTGCGCGTCAAAGCGTCTTGATCGTTGAGGATGAATTCCTGATTGCCCTTGACCTTGAATCGACCATCAAGGACATGGGGCTGAACGTGGCCGGTGTCGCCCGCGACAAGGAGCAGGCGCTGACGCTGGCGCCGCTGGCTGACATTGCATTTGTGGATGTCAACTTGGCCGATGGTGCAACGGGGCCAGAGATTGGACAACGGCTCGTCGAGGAATTTGGCGTAACTGTGGTTTTCATGACCGGCAACCCTGAAGCTGTCGTGGGGCGCGTTGAGGGAGCGCTGGACATCCTCAGCAAGCCGGCCACGCCATCGATTGTGCAGACCTCTTTGCGCCATGCGCTCGATGTGCGCCGGAGTGGATGA
- a CDS encoding FadR/GntR family transcriptional regulator: MESGNRASAVDDVVRQIRLLIRERGLGVGDVLPSEVELATMFESSRNTVREAFRTLKAYGVAESRQKVGAVLTDQHQDAMRDLFSFAMEISVDAFRDIQGYRRLTEMNLFDVLAERITEQAVADMAAVNVSILTAQNAERASELDFQFHRMLVDGAGNRTLSETYGMLKPVIQRLMLAGKSQRLTLQTVVSEHSDILQALRDRNRIAFIYHMDRHLSAGLEFISE, from the coding sequence GTGGAGTCAGGCAATCGCGCTTCGGCCGTCGATGACGTCGTACGGCAAATCCGCCTTCTGATCCGCGAGCGCGGACTTGGCGTCGGTGACGTCCTGCCGAGCGAGGTCGAACTGGCCACGATGTTCGAGTCCAGTCGGAATACGGTGCGTGAGGCCTTCCGCACGTTGAAGGCGTATGGTGTGGCTGAATCCAGGCAAAAGGTCGGCGCCGTCCTGACAGACCAGCATCAAGACGCGATGCGCGATCTCTTTTCTTTTGCCATGGAGATTTCCGTCGATGCTTTCCGCGACATACAGGGGTATCGGCGGCTGACGGAAATGAACCTGTTCGATGTGCTCGCTGAGCGCATTACGGAACAGGCTGTTGCCGACATGGCGGCGGTCAATGTGTCCATTCTGACAGCGCAAAACGCCGAGCGTGCCTCCGAACTCGATTTCCAGTTTCACCGCATGCTGGTGGATGGCGCGGGCAATCGCACATTGTCGGAAACCTATGGCATGCTGAAGCCGGTCATTCAGCGCTTGATGCTCGCGGGTAAATCGCAACGATTGACGCTGCAGACGGTTGTGAGCGAGCACAGCGACATTCTTCAAGCGCTGCGCGATCGCAACCGGATTGCTTTCATCTATCACATGGATCGGCATCTGAGCGCCGGTCTCGAATTCATTTCTGAATGA
- a CDS encoding SDR family NAD(P)-dependent oxidoreductase: protein MGEFAGKTAVVTGTTGIGRAIALHLAREGAAVAALGIDEKANAELSEIAAADGLALRVIHTDVSIPDSVRDAFVQTIAVYGGLDIIVNSAAVHPYGNATDTPFETFMRCMAVNVGSIHLTAEHGVPEMRKRGGGAIINISSVQGFACQPGVSAYVASKGAIHALTRAMAIDFAADKIRVVSISPGSVRTPILELAARTFEGADADVDAVFRRFGKAHPLGRIGEPEEVAALAAFLASDKASFITGSDHRIDGGLTAGIGVR from the coding sequence ATGGGAGAATTTGCCGGCAAGACCGCAGTTGTCACGGGCACGACCGGGATCGGACGCGCGATCGCATTGCATTTGGCGCGAGAGGGCGCCGCCGTTGCCGCCCTCGGCATCGATGAAAAGGCCAATGCTGAACTTTCCGAGATCGCTGCTGCAGACGGACTGGCCCTGCGCGTCATCCATACGGATGTCTCCATTCCCGACAGCGTGCGTGATGCCTTTGTCCAGACCATTGCTGTGTATGGAGGCCTCGATATCATCGTCAACTCGGCCGCAGTGCATCCCTATGGCAATGCCACGGACACGCCCTTCGAGACCTTCATGCGCTGCATGGCGGTAAACGTCGGCTCGATCCATCTGACGGCGGAGCATGGCGTGCCGGAAATGCGCAAGCGCGGCGGCGGCGCCATCATCAACATCTCGAGCGTGCAAGGCTTTGCCTGCCAGCCCGGCGTCTCAGCCTACGTCGCCTCGAAGGGCGCGATCCATGCGTTGACGCGCGCCATGGCGATCGACTTCGCCGCAGACAAGATACGCGTCGTATCGATCAGCCCGGGTTCGGTGCGCACGCCGATCCTGGAGCTGGCCGCGCGCACGTTCGAAGGAGCCGATGCCGATGTCGATGCCGTCTTTCGGCGTTTCGGAAAAGCGCATCCGCTTGGCCGCATTGGCGAGCCCGAAGAGGTGGCTGCGCTTGCTGCCTTCCTCGCCTCGGACAAGGCTTCCTTCATTACCGGATCGGACCACCGGATCGATGGCGGGTTGACGGCCGGTATAGGCGTGCGTTGA